The proteins below come from a single Felis catus isolate Fca126 chromosome A1, F.catus_Fca126_mat1.0, whole genome shotgun sequence genomic window:
- the LOC101098920 gene encoding protocadherin alpha-13 isoform X8 translates to MLFSWRGGPGALSFLQSLLLLTAWEAGSGQIHYSVLEEAKHGTFVGRIAQDLGLELAELVRRQFRVVSKGRGDLLEVNLQNGILFVNARIDREALCGRNAECSIHLEVIVDRPLQVFHVEVEVKDINDNPPVFPESKKRIIIAESRPPETRFPLDGASDADIGVNSALTYRIDPNDYFALDTQNNREQTSSLSLVLRKSLDREQIQEHSLLLTANDGGKPEMTGTVQLLIEILDVNDNAPEFDQFIYKVTVLENAFNGTLVIKLNATDLDDGANGDISYSFRRPVSPAVLNAFIINPNSGEIRTKGKLDFEEKKLYEISVEAIDKGNIPMTGHCTIFVEVLDINDNIPHITITSLSLPVREDVQVGTVIALISVSDRDSGANGQVTCSLTPHVPFKLVSTFKNYYSLVLDSALDRESVSDYAVVVTARDGGSPSLSATASVSVEVADVNDNAPTFAQAEYTVFVKENNPPGCHIFTVSARDADAQENALVSYSLVERRVGERALSSYVSVHAESGKVYALQPLDHEELELLQFQVSARDAGVPPLGSNVTLQVFVLDENDNAPALLPLPGAGGAGGAVSELVWRSVGAGHVVAKVRAVDADSGYNAWLSYELQPAAGGARSPFRVALYTGEISTTRSLDEADSPRQRLLVLVRDHGEPALTATATVLLSLVESGQAPKASSRVLAGAAGAETALVDVNVYLIIAICAVSSLLVLTLLLYVALRCSAPPSEGACGPGKPTLVCSSAVGSWSYSQQRRQRVCSGEGPPKTDLMAFSPSLPPCLSSTEGTGEGEADSERLKEEFELDLQRNI, encoded by the coding sequence ATGCTGTTTTcctggcgaggaggcccgggAGCCCTGAGTTTTCTCCAGTCGCTTCTGCTGCTCACagcctgggaggctgggagcGGCCAGATCCACTACTCGGTGCTGGAAGAGGCCAAACACGGCACTTTCGTGGGCCGAATCGCACAGGACCTGGGGCTGGAGCTGGCAGAGCTGGTGCGACGCCAATTCCGGGTGGTGTCCAAAGGCCGCGGGGACCTACTGGAGGTAAATCTGCAGAATGGCATTTTGTTTGTGAATGCTCGGATCGACCGGGAGGCGTTGTGCGGGCGGAACGCGGAGTGCAGCATCCACCTGGAGGTGATCGTGGACAGGCCGCTGCAGGTTTTCCATGTGGAGGTGGAGGTTAAAGATATTAACGACAACCCGCCTGTGTTCCCTGAAAGTAAGAAAAGAATAATCATTGCGGAATCTAGACCCCCAGAAACTCGGTTTCCACTAGATGGCGCATCCGATGCAGATATTGGAGTAAACTCAGCCTTGACCTACCGAATCGATCCCAACGACTATTTCGCTTTGGACACACAAAACAATCGTGAACAAACGTCTTCGTTGTCACTTGTGTTGAGAAAATCATTGGACAGAGAGCAAATTCAGGAGCATAGTTTATTATTGACAGCCAATGATGGGGGTAAACCGGAGATGACCGGCACAGTTCAGCTGCTGATCGAAATTCTGGATGTGAATGACAATGCCCCAGAATTTGACCAATTCATTTATAAAGTGACGGTATTAGAGAACGCATTTAATGGTACATTAGTGATCAAGCTAAATGCCACAGATCTTGATGATGGTGCGAATGGAGACATAAGCTACTCATTTAGAAGGCCTGTATCTCCTGCAGTGCTGAATGCATTTATCATAAATCCTAAcagtggagaaattagaacaaaGGGTAAACTAGATTTCGAAGAAAAGAAATTGTACGAAATATCGGTGGAGGCAATAGACAAGGGGAATATTCCAATGACAGGTCATTGTACCATTTTTGTAGAAGTACTAGATATAAACGATAATATCCCACATATTACCATCACTTCTCTGTCACTCCCGGTACGAGAGGATGTTCAGGTGGGCACTGTCATCGCCTTGATCAGCGTGTCCGACCGTGACTCTGGCGCCAACGGGCAGGTGACCTGCTCACTAACACCCCATGTCCCCTTCAAGCTGGTGTCCACCTTCAAGAATTACTATTCGCTGGTGCTGGACAGCGCCCTGGACCGCGAGAGCGTGTCGGATTATGCTGTAGTGGTGACCGCACGGGACGGGGGCTCGCCTTCGCTGTCGGCCACGGCCAGCGTGTCCGTGGAAGTGGCCGACGTGAACGACAACGCGCCGACATTCGCGCAGGCCGAGTACACGGTGTTCGTGAAGGAGAACAACCCTCCCGGCTGCCACATCTTCACGGTGTCCGCGCGGGACGCGGACGCGCAGGAGAACGCGCTGGTGTCCTACTCGCTGGTGGAGCGGCGGGTGGGCGAGCGTGCGCTGTCGAGCTACGTGTCGGTGCACGCGGAGAGCGGCAAGGTGTACGCGCTGCAGCCGCTGGACCACGAGGAGCTGGAGCTGCTGCAGTTCCAAGTGAGCGCGCGCGACGCGGGCGTGCCCCCGCTGGGCAGCAACGTGACGCTGCAGGTGTTCGTGCTGGACGAGAACGACAACGCGCCCGCGCTGCTGCCGCTGCCtggggcgggcggcgcgggcggcgccgTGAGCGAGCTGGTGTGGCGGTCGGTGGGCGCGGGCCACGTGGTGGCGAAGGTGCGCGCGGTGGACGCGGACTCGGGCTACAACGCGTGGCTGTCGTACGAGCTGCAGCCGGCGGCGGGTGGCGCGCGCAGCCCGTTCCGCGTGGCGCTGTACACGGGCGAGATCAGCACGACGCGCAGCCTGGACGAGGCGGACTCGCCGCGCCAGCGCCTGCTGGTGCTGGTGAGGGACCACGGCGAGCCGGCGCTGACGGCCACGGCCACCGTGCTGCTGTCGCTGGTGGAGAGCGGCCAGGCGCCCAAGGCCTCGTCGCGGGTGTTGGCGGGCGCCGCTGGCGCGGAGACGGCGCTGGTGGATGTCAACGTGTACCTGATCATCGCCATCTGCGCGGTGTCCAGCCTGCTGGTGCTCACGCTGCTGCTGTACGTGGCGCTGCGGTGCTCGGCGCCGCCCAGCGAGGGCGCGTGCGGGCCGGGGAAGCCCACGCTGGTGTGTTCCAGCGCGGTGGGGAGCTGGTCGTACTCGCAGCAGAGGCGGCAGAGGGTGTGCTCTGGGGAGGGTCCGCCCAAGACCGACCTCATGGCCTTTAGCCCCAGCCTTCCTCCGTGTCTGAGTTCTACAGAGGGAACAGGTGAAGGAGAAGCTGATTCAGAACGTTTGAAAGAG